From a region of the Zingiber officinale cultivar Zhangliang chromosome 4B, Zo_v1.1, whole genome shotgun sequence genome:
- the LOC121975832 gene encoding receptor-like protein EIX2 — protein sequence MAIPFDCKGNSNSSKHATLFLVLILLFSTRACCDDHPRASKGINCLESERRALLAIKSDMYHDSSYQWLSSWTGYDCCKWRGVTCDNATSHVIMLDLHFDQYSLLPNEKNIGRLHNLMHFDASTNNLMGQIPLSLGDLCNLEYLALYENNIGGELTNLLDGLSKCPQGSNLGYLNIYDNKLSGLSPSNPWQLAQLEYLDISSNSLRGNMTDAHFSKLTNLQYLNMSYNSLNLILSDDWLPPFHALWVDMSYCHLGTRFPSWIQTQTTLMRLCLSGVGLFGPIPAWFSDFILENSLYYLDLSSNELNGELPSILCKHTDLTNNSFEGLTFFSFVGYEVLKLSNNHISGTLPSLFCNITSLFILDLSNNYLSGEIPNCYDSYLYYYQLLFLHLGNNNLSGPFPSFLKNCKYLVTLDLGGNGFSGEIPRWVGGALPDLRFLRLSSNSFHGVIPNSITNLSSLQILDLSSNKLFGRIPSSLGNFSHMVVKQNYTENLFRMPYKVATYYDDNIIITAKGSTNEYTKALRVVTSIDLSNNELSGEIPKEITKLLGLCFLNLSNNHLTGRIPENISAMTELESLDLSMNRLSGEIPSGLSTLNFLCFLNLSHNNLSGRIPTGSQFSTFSGSSYANNMGLCGVPLPECPGDEAHQPPSKAGDEEYDEKLERILEYAFVVVGFIVGFWAYLSIIFMKKSTRITLFRMVDKMYDWMYELEVLKSKR from the exons ATGGCTATTCCTTTCGATTGCAAGGGCAACTCCAATTCCTCAAAGCATGCTACTCTCTTTTTAGTACTCATTTTATTGTTTAGCACTAGAGCATGTTGTGACGATCATCCACGTGCATCTAAGGGGATCAATTGCTTGGAGAGTGAAAGAAGAGCTCTACTTGCCATCAAGTCTGACATGTATCATGACTCTTCTTACCAGTGGCTTTCTTCTTGGACCGGTTACGACTGTTGCAAGTGGAGAGGAGTCACTTGTGACAACGCCACCAGCCATGTCATTATGCTTGACCTTCACTTTGATCAATATTCTTTACTTCCCAATGAAA AAAACATTGGCAGGCTTCACAACTTGATGCATTTTGATGCTTCTACGAATAACTTGATGGGGCAAATACCCTTGAGTTTGGGTGATCTATGCAACTTGGAATATCTTGCTTTGTATGAGAATAATATTGGTGGAGAATTAACAAATCTACTTGATGGTTTGTCTAAATGCCCACAAGGATCCAACTTAGGGTACTTGAACATTTATGACAATAAGTTGAGTGGGTTATCTCCTTCAAATCCCTGGCAATTAGCTCAACTGGAATACTTGGATATCTCATCCAATTCATTAAGGGGCAATATGACTGATGCTCACTTCTCCAAGCTCACTAACTTGCAGTATTTGAATATGTCTTATAACTCCTTGAATTTGATTTTATCAGATGATTGGCTTCCTCCTTTTCATGCTCTCTGGGTTGATATGAGCTATTGTCATTTGGGAACTAGATTTCCTTCCTGGATTCAAACGCAAACAACTTTAATGAGATTATGTTTATCTGGTGTTGGACTCTTTGGACCTATTCCAGCTTGGTTCTCGGATTTCATATTAGAAAATTCTCTTTACTACCTAGACTTAAGCTCGAATGAATTGAATGGTGAGTTACCTTCTATTCTTTGTAAACATACAGATCTCACCAATAACTCCTTTGAAGGACTGACTTTCTTCAGCTTTGTGGGGTATGAAGTTTTAAAGTTGTCGAATAATCATATCAGTGGTACTCTTCCATCTTTATTTTGCAACATTACTTCTCTATTTATACTCGATCTATCCAACAACTATTTATCCGGAGAAATACCAAATTGCTATGACTCATATCTATATTATTATCAACTGCTATTTCTGCACTTGGGAAATAATAATTTGTCCGGACCATTTCCTTCCTTTTTGAAAAATTGTAAGTATTTAGTTACCCTTGATCTTGGCGGGAATGGATTTTCTGGTGAAATACCAAGGTGGGTGGGAGGGGCCCTCCCAGATCTGAGGTTTCTTCGTTTGAGCTCGAACTCATTCCATGGAGTTATTCCAAACAGCATAACAAATTTGTCTTCCCTTCAAATTTTGGATCTTTCCTCCAACAAACTTTTTGGGAGAATACCTTCATCCCTTGGCAATTTCAGTCATATGGTTGTTAAACAAAACTATACTGAGAATTTGTTTCGAATGCCTTACAAAGTAGCTACTTATTATGATGACAACATCATAATAACTGCAAAAGGGTCAACCAATGAATACACCAAAGCTCTCAGGGTTGTAACAAGTATAGATCTGTCGAATAATGAACTTTCTGGGGAGATTCCAAAAGAGATCACGAAGCTCCTAGGATTGTGCTTCCTCAACTTATCCAACAACCATTTGACAGGAAGGATTCCAGAAAATATAAGCGCCATGACAGAATTGGAGTCTCTTGACTTGTCAATGAACCGTTTAAGTGGAGAAATTCCATCCGGACTATCTACTTTAAATTTTCTGTGCTTCTTGAATCTCTCCCATAATAACTTGTCAGGAAGAATCCCAACGGGAAGTCAATTTTCAACCTTCAGTGGCTCCAGCTATGCCAACAACATGGGCCTTTGTGGTGTGCCACTTCCAGAGTGTCCTGGTGATGAAGCTCATCAACCACCATCTAAAGCAGGAGATGAAGAATATGATGAGAAGCTTGAAAGAATTCTAGAATACGCCTTTGTTGTTGTCGGATTCATAGTTGGATTTTGGGCATATTTGAGCATAATATTCATGAAAAAGTCCACAAGAATTACTCTCTTCCGGATGGTGGATAAGATGTATGATTGGATGTATGAGTTGGAAGTGCTCAAGTCAAAAAGGTAA